A region from the Hypomesus transpacificus isolate Combined female chromosome 11, fHypTra1, whole genome shotgun sequence genome encodes:
- the spef1 gene encoding sperm flagellar protein 1 isoform X2 has protein sequence MDKELNEEKLQDLYAWIDKIPLSRPKRNITRDFSDGVMAAEVVKYFFPKLVEMHNYSPANSTQHKLSNWGTLNRKVFSKLSFHVPEETVKRIVVCAPGVIEPVMCFLRERIEEKPVEHTAGDTLLDLEYYNIRNQEKTSPASGNNTSTITKEARGIEARPRAEQGRKKEKAGQDKSSIPQVALGSQMEPAFRLLLEDKEQSILALQETVEILQIKVNRLEHLVQLKDMRIEDLTRHLERYKARANMSK, from the exons ATGGATAAAGAGTTAAACGAAGAAAAACTGCAAGATTTGTATGCTTGGATAGACAAAATACCGTTGTCAAGACCTAAAAGAAATATTACAAGGGACTTCAGCGATGGAG tgatGGCTGCTGAAGTTGTAAAGTATTTCTTTCCCAAACTCGTAGAGATGCACAACTACAGCCCAGCCAACTCCACACAGCATAAGCTCAGCAACTGGGGCACTCTCAACAG GAAGGTGTTTTCCAAGCTCAGTTTCCACGTGCCTGAGGAGACAGTGAAGAGGATTGTAGTGTGTGCCCCGGGGGTGATCGAGCCTGTGATGTGCTTCCTCAGAGAGAGGATTGAGGAAAAGCCAGTGGAGCACACTGCTGGAGACAcattactg GATCTGGAATACTATAATATCAGGAATCAGGAGAAAACCTCTCCAGCTTCAGGTAACAATACCTCAACCATAACAAAAG AGGCCCGTGGGATCGAGGCTCGGCcgagggcagagcaggggaggaagaaggagaaggcTGGACAAGACAAAAGCAG CATTCCTCAGGTGGCCCTGGGCTCTCAGATGGAACCCGCCTTCAGACTGCTGCTGGAGGACAAGGAGCAGTCCATACTGGCCCTCCAGGAAACTGTGGAG atccTGCAGATTAAGGTGAACAGGCTGGAGCACTTGGTGCAGCTGAAGGACATGCGGATCGAAGACCTGACACGTCATTTGGAGCGATACAAGGCCAGAGCCAACATGTCCAAATAA
- the spef1 gene encoding sperm flagellar protein 1 isoform X1 — protein MDKELNEEKLQDLYAWIDKIPLSRPKRNITRDFSDGVMAAEVVKYFFPKLVEMHNYSPANSTQHKLSNWGTLNRKVFSKLSFHVPEETVKRIVVCAPGVIEPVMCFLRERIEEKPVEHTAGDTLLDLEYYNIRNQEKTSPASGNNTSTITKEARGIEARPRAEQGRKKEKAGQDKSRCPSKCTAYLVIPQVALGSQMEPAFRLLLEDKEQSILALQETVEILQIKVNRLEHLVQLKDMRIEDLTRHLERYKARANMSK, from the exons ATGGATAAAGAGTTAAACGAAGAAAAACTGCAAGATTTGTATGCTTGGATAGACAAAATACCGTTGTCAAGACCTAAAAGAAATATTACAAGGGACTTCAGCGATGGAG tgatGGCTGCTGAAGTTGTAAAGTATTTCTTTCCCAAACTCGTAGAGATGCACAACTACAGCCCAGCCAACTCCACACAGCATAAGCTCAGCAACTGGGGCACTCTCAACAG GAAGGTGTTTTCCAAGCTCAGTTTCCACGTGCCTGAGGAGACAGTGAAGAGGATTGTAGTGTGTGCCCCGGGGGTGATCGAGCCTGTGATGTGCTTCCTCAGAGAGAGGATTGAGGAAAAGCCAGTGGAGCACACTGCTGGAGACAcattactg GATCTGGAATACTATAATATCAGGAATCAGGAGAAAACCTCTCCAGCTTCAGGTAACAATACCTCAACCATAACAAAAG AGGCCCGTGGGATCGAGGCTCGGCcgagggcagagcaggggaggaagaaggagaaggcTGGACAAGACAAAAGCAGGTGCCCCAGCAAATGCACAGCATACCTGGT CATTCCTCAGGTGGCCCTGGGCTCTCAGATGGAACCCGCCTTCAGACTGCTGCTGGAGGACAAGGAGCAGTCCATACTGGCCCTCCAGGAAACTGTGGAG atccTGCAGATTAAGGTGAACAGGCTGGAGCACTTGGTGCAGCTGAAGGACATGCGGATCGAAGACCTGACACGTCATTTGGAGCGATACAAGGCCAGAGCCAACATGTCCAAATAA